One window of Candidatus Nitrospira kreftii genomic DNA carries:
- a CDS encoding Thiamine biosynthesis protein ThiS, with amino-acid sequence MQVKINGKPEEIQGGTVLDLLKAKNIEPQMVAVEVNDKVLERDHLAATHLNEGDQVEFLFYMGGGR; translated from the coding sequence GTGCAGGTCAAGATCAATGGGAAGCCTGAAGAGATTCAGGGGGGAACGGTTCTGGATTTATTGAAAGCGAAGAACATCGAGCCCCAGATGGTCGCCGTCGAAGTAAACGACAAGGTGCTGGAACGCGACCATCTTGCCGCGACCCACCTCAATGAAGGAGACCAGGTGGAGTTTCTCTTCTACATGGGGGGTGGTCGGTGA
- a CDS encoding hypothetical protein (conserved protein of unknown function) translates to MRWSLLPQLWKPFNRGLFCVLVIPVLVGASPGPTIAAVEVWYGPDDRPLEHLVQTYDRAKRYIFVAAYGLTSPLSVKALVGAKKRGVDVRVLTDRERLNDPKQQTALSALREAGIPIKINRHDGLMHLKQTVIDDEVNTNGSMNQTTSGNRYNDERLDIIRDHAMTVKARERFLLLWKDQERFQEWK, encoded by the coding sequence ATGAGGTGGAGCTTGCTGCCCCAGCTGTGGAAGCCTTTCAACAGGGGACTTTTCTGCGTGCTGGTCATCCCCGTTCTTGTTGGGGCGAGCCCAGGACCTACGATCGCAGCGGTGGAAGTGTGGTATGGACCGGATGATCGACCGCTCGAACATCTTGTGCAGACGTATGATCGTGCGAAGCGATACATTTTTGTTGCGGCCTACGGATTGACGTCCCCGTTATCGGTCAAAGCTCTGGTCGGGGCGAAAAAACGTGGAGTGGATGTTCGGGTTCTCACAGACCGAGAACGGTTGAATGATCCGAAACAGCAGACGGCGCTCTCGGCGTTGCGGGAAGCCGGGATCCCCATCAAGATCAATCGGCACGATGGGCTTATGCATCTCAAGCAGACCGTCATTGACGACGAGGTGAATACTAACGGTTCGATGAATCAGACGACCAGTGGAAATCGCTACAATGATGAGCGGCTGGATATCATCAGAGACCATGCGATGACAGTCAAAGCTCGTGAGAGGTTTCTCTTGCTGTGGAAAGACCAAGAACGATTCCAGGAGTGGAAATAG
- a CDS encoding hypothetical protein (conserved protein of unknown function) has translation MWKKNFLFRATESIPLTQSENELFHDTEPALDSAGLVLEKFLSVWVQGEGSEEKPSAFTTMYVRTAMLDINKHVSLLQPLQGRSHQIKQLLLPEQKQFLRQWLEVHAPQAWESSEDHFRDLFELE, from the coding sequence ATGTGGAAAAAGAACTTCCTCTTTCGTGCCACGGAATCGATACCCTTAACCCAGTCTGAGAACGAGCTGTTCCATGACACGGAACCGGCGCTGGACAGCGCCGGCCTTGTCCTTGAGAAGTTTCTCTCTGTCTGGGTACAGGGCGAAGGGTCTGAAGAAAAGCCCTCCGCCTTCACCACCATGTATGTCCGGACCGCGATGCTGGATATCAACAAACATGTAAGCCTCCTCCAGCCGCTCCAAGGCCGATCTCACCAGATCAAACAGCTTCTTCTGCCCGAGCAGAAACAGTTTCTCCGACAATGGCTTGAGGTGCATGCTCCACAGGCCTGGGAATCTTCCGAAGACCATTTTCGCGATCTCTTCGAGCTGGAATGA
- a CDS encoding thiamine (thiazole moiety) biosynthesis protein: MEFTEEQINRYSRHILLPEVGGKGQKKIAKSRILLVGAGGLGSPAALYLAAAGVGTIGLIDSDVVDLTNLQRQILHHTPDIGRPKVLSGKEKIQALNPDVSVSMYEERLTAGNALKIISDYDVVIDGVDNFPAKFLINDACFFAEKPLIHGGILRFDGRVTTIIPKKSACYRCIFKAPPPPGLVASCQEAGVIGVLAGIIGTIQATEALKLVLGIGRPLTDRLLDFDARKTQFREIKVRRNSNCALCGEHSTITELFDDGDPYAGCAVRPSA; the protein is encoded by the coding sequence ATGGAATTCACTGAAGAACAGATCAACCGCTACAGTCGACATATTCTGTTACCGGAAGTCGGCGGCAAGGGGCAGAAGAAGATCGCCAAATCCAGGATTCTTCTCGTCGGTGCCGGCGGTCTCGGTTCCCCAGCCGCGCTGTATCTGGCCGCAGCGGGAGTCGGCACCATTGGATTGATCGATAGTGATGTGGTAGACCTCACCAACCTGCAGCGACAGATTCTTCACCACACTCCGGACATCGGGCGTCCCAAGGTCCTATCCGGTAAAGAAAAGATCCAGGCGCTGAACCCTGATGTCTCGGTGTCGATGTACGAAGAGCGGCTCACGGCCGGCAATGCGCTCAAGATTATCAGCGACTATGATGTCGTGATCGATGGCGTAGATAATTTCCCGGCAAAGTTTCTCATCAACGATGCCTGTTTTTTCGCCGAGAAACCGCTGATTCATGGAGGCATTCTTCGATTCGACGGCCGTGTTACCACCATTATTCCAAAGAAATCGGCTTGCTATCGGTGCATATTTAAGGCACCTCCCCCACCCGGCTTGGTCGCTTCCTGCCAGGAGGCTGGAGTTATTGGGGTGCTGGCAGGTATCATCGGAACGATTCAAGCAACGGAAGCGTTGAAGCTCGTGCTTGGTATCGGACGGCCTCTTACGGATCGGTTGCTCGACTTCGACGCTCGTAAAACCCAATTTCGTGAGATCAAAGTCCGTCGTAACTCGAATTGTGCGCTCTGCGGCGAGCATTCCACGATCACCGAGCTGTTCGACGATGGAGACCCCTATGCCGGATGCGCCGTGCGTCCATCAGCATAG
- a CDS encoding hypothetical protein (conserved protein of unknown function), producing the protein MADLTIPKTILDDIIAHANELTPHECCGLLAGTNGVVSRIYRIKNIVAMEGAQNLSSFDPAKVAHLERLSPEERAEIAFVMDMQDFSTAKKDMRNNGLDLQVVYHSHPHDPARPSVTDIKIATDYEEIWPKINLPIPAYLLVSLMNPTPDVRCYWIKSGHVALAAFTVR; encoded by the coding sequence GTGGCGGACCTCACCATTCCCAAAACTATTCTCGACGACATCATTGCCCACGCGAACGAGCTCACTCCGCATGAATGTTGTGGATTGTTGGCGGGAACCAACGGGGTCGTCAGCCGCATCTATCGCATTAAGAATATCGTCGCGATGGAAGGCGCACAAAATCTCTCGTCATTCGATCCAGCCAAAGTTGCGCACCTTGAACGACTCTCTCCTGAGGAGCGTGCAGAGATTGCGTTCGTGATGGACATGCAGGACTTCTCCACCGCCAAGAAAGACATGCGGAACAACGGGCTCGACCTTCAAGTCGTCTATCACTCGCATCCTCACGATCCTGCGCGTCCATCGGTCACCGACATCAAAATTGCTACCGACTACGAAGAGATTTGGCCGAAGATCAATCTCCCGATCCCTGCTTACCTTCTCGTCTCGCTCATGAATCCTACTCCGGATGTGCGATGCTATTGGATCAAATCTGGACACGTTGCCCTCGCCGCTTTCACAGTCCGCTGA
- a CDS encoding Threonine synthase: MSKMKALVCRECGKEYPTKAIHVCEMCFGPLEVKYNYDEIKKTISRKKIEDGPHSMWRYLDLLPVEGTNFVGPHAGFTPLVRAKNLGAYLGLDELYIKNDTVNHPTLSFKDRVVAVALTRARELGFETVACASTGNLANSVSAHAAAANLHCYVFIPGDLEAAKVLGNLIYKPHVVEIEGNYDDVNRLCSEIAGEHGWAFVNINIRPYYAEGSKTLAFETVEQLGWRTPDQVVIPMASGSLLTKIWKGLHEMKALGLIDQVRTKINGAQAEGCSPISTAFKAGRDFFKPVKPQTIAKSLAIGNPADGYYALKATVESHGSMDMVTDEEVVEGIQLLAQTEGIFAETAGGVTIGVLKKLVKQGIIKKDEVTVAYVTGNGLKTQEAVIDSVGRPVRIQPSLVDFEKTFKMGKNGGGDK; the protein is encoded by the coding sequence ATGAGCAAAATGAAAGCGCTGGTTTGCCGAGAGTGCGGCAAGGAATACCCAACGAAAGCGATCCATGTCTGCGAGATGTGCTTCGGCCCCCTCGAAGTGAAGTACAACTACGACGAAATCAAGAAGACCATTTCTCGCAAAAAGATCGAAGATGGCCCACATAGCATGTGGCGCTATCTCGACTTGCTTCCGGTCGAGGGCACAAACTTCGTCGGCCCACACGCCGGGTTCACTCCGCTCGTCCGAGCCAAAAACCTCGGCGCATATCTTGGGCTCGATGAGCTCTATATCAAGAACGACACCGTGAACCATCCGACGCTGTCGTTCAAGGATCGCGTCGTCGCCGTCGCGTTGACGCGCGCGCGCGAACTCGGGTTTGAAACGGTGGCCTGCGCCTCCACGGGCAACTTGGCGAACTCGGTGTCCGCCCACGCCGCCGCCGCCAATCTGCATTGCTACGTCTTTATTCCCGGAGACCTTGAAGCCGCCAAGGTGTTGGGTAATTTGATTTATAAGCCACACGTCGTCGAGATAGAAGGCAACTACGACGACGTCAACCGGCTGTGCAGCGAAATTGCCGGCGAACACGGCTGGGCGTTCGTGAACATCAACATTCGCCCCTACTATGCCGAAGGCTCCAAAACACTGGCCTTCGAGACAGTCGAACAATTGGGATGGAGAACGCCCGATCAAGTCGTCATTCCGATGGCCTCCGGTTCGCTCCTGACGAAGATTTGGAAAGGGCTCCATGAGATGAAGGCCTTGGGCCTGATCGATCAGGTTCGTACGAAGATCAACGGCGCCCAAGCCGAAGGCTGCTCACCGATCTCGACGGCATTCAAAGCGGGGCGAGACTTTTTCAAGCCGGTGAAACCGCAGACGATCGCCAAGTCGCTTGCCATCGGCAACCCGGCCGATGGGTACTATGCGCTCAAAGCCACAGTTGAGAGTCATGGGTCCATGGATATGGTAACAGATGAGGAAGTCGTCGAGGGTATTCAACTGCTGGCTCAAACGGAGGGCATCTTCGCAGAAACGGCCGGGGGCGTCACGATCGGCGTGCTCAAGAAACTCGTCAAGCAGGGTATCATCAAGAAAGACGAGGTCACGGTGGCCTATGTCACCGGCAATGGATTGAAGACGCAGGAAGCGGTGATCGATTCAGTCGGTCGTCCCGTTCGAATTCAGCCCAGCCTGGTCGACTTTGAAAAGACGTTCAAAATGGGAAAGAATGGTGGTGGTGACAAATGA
- a CDS encoding molybdopterin synthase sulfurylase, which produces MELELTEQEIQRYSRHIILQDVGGKGQLKLKRAKVLLIGAGGLGSPAGLYLAAAGIGTIGLVDGDVVDLSNLQRQIMHSTATLGQPKVESGRNTLSAINPDITINTYHQLVDADNILPLVSQYDVVLDGSDNFTTRFLVNDACFFAKTTLISASMFRFEGQLTTIKPHQGYPCYRCLYPEPPPAGLVPNCQEAGVLGVLAGTMGILQASEAIKEILSIGETIADKLLIYDALDMKFRKVGRPKDPACPLCGSNPKIKDLSLDYTVTCTI; this is translated from the coding sequence ATGGAACTGGAACTCACCGAGCAAGAAATCCAACGATACAGCCGGCATATCATTCTTCAAGATGTCGGTGGTAAGGGGCAACTCAAGCTCAAGCGGGCCAAAGTCCTGTTGATCGGCGCGGGCGGGCTGGGGTCTCCAGCTGGTCTGTATCTCGCCGCCGCCGGTATCGGCACGATCGGCCTCGTCGATGGAGATGTCGTCGACCTCTCGAATCTGCAGCGGCAGATCATGCACTCGACCGCTACCCTTGGACAGCCGAAGGTGGAGTCTGGCCGAAACACTCTTTCCGCCATTAATCCGGACATTACCATCAACACGTATCATCAGCTGGTCGATGCCGACAACATCTTACCCCTTGTCTCGCAATACGACGTGGTGCTCGATGGCTCCGATAACTTCACGACTCGATTCCTAGTCAATGATGCCTGTTTCTTTGCCAAGACAACACTGATCTCAGCCAGCATGTTTCGGTTTGAAGGTCAGCTGACGACCATCAAGCCACATCAGGGCTATCCTTGCTACCGCTGCCTCTATCCAGAACCTCCTCCAGCCGGACTAGTGCCGAACTGCCAGGAGGCCGGTGTCCTCGGTGTGTTAGCGGGAACGATGGGTATTCTCCAGGCTTCAGAAGCCATCAAGGAAATTCTCAGTATCGGAGAAACGATCGCTGATAAACTCTTGATCTACGATGCGCTCGACATGAAGTTTCGAAAGGTCGGCCGGCCCAAGGACCCCGCTTGCCCGCTGTGCGGGTCTAATCCTAAGATCAAAGATCTTAGCCTGGACTACACCGTCACCTGTACGATTTAA
- a CDS encoding hypothetical protein (conserved protein of unknown function), with amino-acid sequence MAHLRFHIRFPEDKIREPIIYQIGREYNVVTDVRRADVRETTGWADVEFSGDIAEIERAITGLRTKGCVVDPIELNVVE; translated from the coding sequence ATGGCACATTTGCGCTTCCATATTCGTTTCCCTGAAGACAAGATCAGAGAGCCGATCATCTATCAGATAGGGCGTGAATATAACGTGGTGACCGATGTCAGACGAGCCGATGTTCGCGAGACCACCGGCTGGGCGGATGTAGAGTTTTCTGGTGACATTGCGGAAATTGAACGAGCCATCACCGGTCTACGAACGAAGGGCTGTGTCGTTGATCCCATTGAATTGAACGTGGTGGAATAA
- a CDS encoding hypothetical protein (conserved protein of unknown function), with protein sequence MIKVRIPTPLRPLTKGQGEVETKASSVVEMIETLNGAHPGIKDRLCDETGELRRFVNIYVNEEDIRFLKGKETSLKDGDEVSIVPAIAGG encoded by the coding sequence ATGATTAAAGTTCGTATTCCGACTCCCCTTCGTCCCCTGACCAAAGGCCAGGGCGAAGTCGAGACCAAGGCCAGCAGCGTAGTGGAAATGATCGAAACGTTGAACGGCGCGCATCCCGGCATCAAGGATCGCCTCTGTGATGAAACAGGAGAACTTCGTCGCTTCGTGAACATCTATGTCAACGAAGAAGACATTCGCTTTCTCAAAGGAAAAGAGACCTCCCTGAAGGACGGTGATGAGGTCTCCATCGTCCCAGCAATCGCGGGAGGATAA
- a CDS encoding putative 2-octaprenyl-3-methyl-6-methoxy-1, 4-benzoquinol hydroxylase, with protein sequence MVEETDIAVVGAGGGGAVLALALAQKGVRTIVLEQAPGPPQGLRGEILQPNGQQVLDQLGILSNLPSESTCAVRKFHFCRVGGERLCTVDYGDLPPPYNRAVVTLPNVAHHAILDAIEREPSVSLRYRSMFTGLLREQGRVVGLTAKQGEAPLSIQAKVVVGADGAFSKVREALQIPAELYLYPQGYLIAMLDAALPMDEAKYFVGKRTILGMFPAAGNKVYAFYMIKAGSYDSVKAQGLPSLQEAWIKIDPSSGPIFRTLTDWKQTAFMPTGRVRTPTWVADGAVLIGDAAHAMNPHASQGRMQAMVDAMTLADLLPECLAANEYSATTLKTYETARRPQVTMLQKLADEQVLFWNTANPVVGFLRDRVFSTLDRNARLRYRVLSTTAGLRKDPPFGMMDRLMAAGFLPDPSARDMAAGGVR encoded by the coding sequence ATGGTTGAGGAAACAGACATTGCGGTCGTCGGAGCCGGTGGAGGTGGGGCTGTCCTGGCTCTGGCGTTGGCCCAGAAGGGGGTGAGAACTATTGTTCTCGAGCAGGCGCCTGGACCGCCGCAGGGCTTGCGCGGCGAGATTTTGCAGCCGAACGGGCAGCAGGTGCTCGACCAGCTGGGCATTTTAAGTAACTTGCCCAGTGAATCGACCTGCGCGGTACGCAAGTTTCATTTCTGCCGCGTCGGCGGCGAGCGGTTGTGCACCGTAGATTATGGAGATCTTCCGCCTCCCTATAATCGTGCGGTAGTCACACTTCCCAATGTGGCGCACCATGCCATTCTCGACGCGATCGAACGCGAGCCTTCTGTCTCACTGCGGTACCGATCGATGTTTACAGGATTGCTGCGTGAGCAAGGCCGAGTTGTCGGATTGACGGCCAAGCAGGGCGAAGCTCCGTTATCCATACAGGCCAAGGTGGTCGTCGGCGCCGATGGAGCATTTTCAAAAGTTCGGGAAGCCCTGCAGATTCCAGCCGAGCTGTATCTCTATCCGCAGGGATATTTAATTGCCATGCTAGACGCTGCGCTTCCTATGGATGAGGCCAAGTATTTTGTTGGGAAGCGGACGATCCTCGGGATGTTTCCCGCTGCTGGAAACAAAGTGTACGCCTTTTACATGATCAAAGCCGGTTCGTATGACAGCGTGAAAGCGCAAGGTCTTCCATCTCTCCAGGAAGCCTGGATCAAGATCGATCCGTCCAGTGGACCAATATTCAGAACGCTGACAGACTGGAAGCAAACTGCCTTTATGCCGACCGGGCGGGTTCGTACGCCGACGTGGGTGGCCGACGGGGCGGTGCTGATCGGAGATGCCGCGCATGCCATGAATCCACATGCCTCGCAGGGTCGCATGCAGGCGATGGTCGATGCGATGACGTTGGCGGACCTCTTGCCTGAGTGTTTGGCGGCGAACGAGTATTCCGCCACAACACTCAAGACCTATGAAACCGCACGCCGGCCTCAGGTGACGATGCTGCAGAAGTTGGCTGACGAACAGGTGTTGTTTTGGAATACGGCAAATCCGGTCGTTGGGTTTCTACGCGACCGGGTTTTCAGCACATTGGATCGCAATGCACGACTTCGATACCGTGTCTTATCGACGACAGCCGGACTTCGCAAGGATCCTCCATTCGGCATGATGGACCGCCTCATGGCGGCTGGATTTTTGCCCGATCCGTCCGCTCGCGACATGGCAGCGGGAGGGGTTCGGTAA
- a CDS encoding Lipid A export ATP-binding/permease protein MsbA: MKSLFRVLQYLRPHRRLAITTLICAGFATAMELVPPWVIKIIIDDVIQAKQASLLPWVIGLLIIAYLFKNVFASLRIRLNNQLEQRVVHDLRRQIFSALQRLSITYFENRSTGEIMSRVTNDTEHVERIFIDGLEGMLTALLTLIGITGLLFMLNWKLAALSLLPIPVLALSASWFTSKVHGYYRETRQSAAELNGYLQDALSGIRETMGFGRQGHEQARFNRLSQIYSDKNLNAMVLWSVYSPGMILVAALGTVLILWYGAGEVIEGRLTLGELVLFLSYLAMFYVPINQIHSVNHMLQHALAASERVFDVLDTVPEVVDRPGSVAPIHRIHGEVRFDQVRFHYRPDVPVLRGFSAVVPAGERVALVGMSGAGKSTLLKLLMRFYDVTDGAICIDGTDIRDLPIAYLRQQIGFVQQEPFLFNGTVKDNLLYGDLQAGQDRLEAAAHAARAHDFIAALPEGYDTWIGERGVKLSVGQKQRVSIARVLLKDPPIVIFDEATSNIDTETEVKIREALNELTMGRTTFIIAHRLSTLHDVDRILVLDRGQLVEDGRHDELLSRGGVYAGLYEAQFQV, from the coding sequence GTGAAATCCCTTTTTCGCGTTCTGCAATATCTCCGTCCCCACCGCCGTCTCGCGATCACGACGTTGATCTGCGCGGGTTTCGCCACGGCGATGGAATTGGTTCCCCCCTGGGTCATCAAAATCATCATCGACGATGTCATTCAGGCGAAGCAGGCCTCGCTGCTTCCCTGGGTGATCGGGCTGCTGATCATCGCCTATCTGTTCAAGAACGTGTTTGCTTCACTACGCATTAGGCTCAACAATCAACTTGAGCAGAGGGTCGTTCACGATTTACGTCGCCAAATCTTTTCCGCTCTCCAACGCCTATCGATCACCTATTTTGAGAATCGGTCGACGGGCGAGATCATGTCCCGAGTGACGAACGACACGGAACATGTCGAGCGGATCTTTATCGATGGACTAGAAGGGATGCTGACGGCCTTACTCACGCTGATCGGGATTACGGGGCTCCTGTTCATGCTTAATTGGAAACTGGCAGCGCTCTCTCTCTTACCGATCCCTGTGCTTGCTTTATCAGCGAGTTGGTTTACGTCGAAGGTGCATGGGTACTATCGAGAGACTCGCCAAAGTGCCGCTGAATTGAACGGCTACCTACAGGACGCCTTGTCCGGTATCAGGGAAACGATGGGATTCGGACGTCAAGGACATGAACAGGCGAGATTCAATCGGCTGAGTCAAATCTATAGCGACAAGAATCTCAACGCGATGGTGCTATGGTCCGTGTATTCGCCCGGGATGATCCTTGTCGCCGCATTGGGGACGGTGCTGATTCTTTGGTACGGAGCCGGTGAGGTGATTGAAGGCCGGCTCACCCTCGGGGAGCTGGTCTTGTTCCTCTCCTACTTGGCGATGTTCTATGTACCGATCAACCAGATTCATTCCGTCAATCACATGCTGCAACATGCCTTGGCGGCGAGTGAGCGAGTGTTCGATGTATTGGACACGGTTCCAGAAGTCGTCGATCGTCCTGGATCGGTCGCTCCAATTCATCGTATTCATGGAGAGGTGAGATTCGACCAGGTGCGATTCCATTACCGGCCGGACGTTCCAGTCCTGAGAGGGTTCTCAGCCGTTGTACCGGCAGGTGAGCGTGTCGCTTTGGTGGGGATGAGTGGGGCAGGGAAGAGCACGCTTCTCAAGCTGCTGATGCGGTTTTATGATGTCACGGACGGGGCGATCTGTATTGATGGAACGGATATCCGCGATCTGCCGATTGCGTATCTACGGCAACAGATCGGGTTCGTTCAGCAAGAACCGTTCTTGTTCAACGGAACAGTCAAAGACAACCTCCTCTACGGTGATTTGCAGGCGGGTCAAGATCGGCTGGAGGCAGCGGCTCATGCCGCGCGAGCGCACGACTTCATCGCGGCGTTGCCGGAAGGATATGATACCTGGATCGGTGAACGAGGTGTGAAGCTGTCGGTGGGGCAGAAGCAACGAGTCTCCATCGCCCGGGTATTGTTGAAAGATCCCCCCATCGTGATTTTTGACGAGGCGACATCCAATATCGACACGGAGACTGAGGTGAAAATTCGTGAAGCGTTGAACGAACTCACGATGGGCCGGACGACGTTCATTATTGCCCATCGATTGTCCACGCTGCATGATGTTGACCGGATCTTGGTGCTCGATAGAGGACAACTGGTGGAAGATGGTCGCCACGATGAATTGCTGAGCCGAGGCGGAGTCTATGCCGGTCTCTATGAAGCGCAGTTTCAGGTGTAA
- a CDS encoding hypothetical protein (conserved protein of unknown function), whose protein sequence is MVLLYESDPLDDEHARGRFYHVCRGRIDRIPLDVPAVESPYECPQCGIDLEAEDFFVALQKGSV, encoded by the coding sequence ATGGTGCTGCTATACGAGAGTGATCCGTTGGACGATGAACATGCGCGCGGGCGTTTTTACCACGTCTGCCGAGGGCGGATTGATCGCATTCCGTTGGACGTGCCCGCAGTCGAGAGTCCATACGAATGTCCGCAATGTGGAATTGATCTCGAAGCTGAAGATTTTTTCGTGGCCCTTCAAAAAGGATCGGTGTAG
- a CDS encoding cysteine synthase A, O-acetylserine sulfhydrolase A subunit yields the protein MSASLYNDITELIGNTPLVRLNRLSKEGSATIYGKVEFFNPGGSVKDRICLNMINEAEQQGKLKPGGTIVEPTSGNTGIGLALVAAVRGYKLILVMPESMSMERASLLSSYGAQLVLTPAWEGMKGSIKEAESILAQNPSYFMPDQFSNPANPAMHKATTALEIWSAMEGKIDAFVAAVGTGGTITGCGEVFKEKNPHVKVIAVEPAGSPVLSGGDPGPHKIQGIGAGFIPKVLNRTILDRVITVTDDEAYQTAKQLSKKEGLLVGISAGANVFAAQKIAEELGPGKNVVTILCDTGERYISIEKYFNI from the coding sequence GTGAGTGCAAGCTTGTACAACGATATTACCGAACTGATCGGCAACACTCCGCTCGTACGGCTGAACCGCCTTTCGAAAGAGGGATCAGCCACAATTTATGGAAAAGTAGAATTTTTCAACCCTGGTGGTAGCGTCAAAGACCGGATCTGCCTCAACATGATCAACGAGGCAGAACAACAGGGCAAACTGAAGCCGGGAGGAACCATCGTCGAGCCGACCAGCGGAAACACGGGCATCGGTCTGGCTTTGGTCGCGGCAGTGCGTGGGTACAAACTGATCCTCGTGATGCCAGAGAGCATGAGCATGGAGCGGGCCAGCTTACTGTCATCGTATGGAGCACAGCTGGTGCTGACACCAGCGTGGGAAGGCATGAAGGGTTCGATCAAAGAGGCAGAAAGTATCTTGGCACAGAATCCATCGTACTTCATGCCCGATCAGTTCTCGAACCCTGCCAACCCCGCGATGCATAAGGCAACGACGGCGTTGGAGATCTGGAGTGCGATGGAAGGAAAGATCGATGCCTTCGTGGCTGCCGTCGGAACTGGCGGGACCATTACAGGCTGCGGTGAAGTCTTCAAAGAAAAGAACCCGCACGTGAAAGTCATCGCGGTCGAACCGGCCGGCTCACCCGTATTGTCCGGTGGTGATCCGGGACCGCATAAGATTCAAGGGATCGGTGCAGGCTTTATTCCCAAGGTCCTCAACCGAACGATTCTCGACCGGGTGATCACCGTGACGGATGACGAGGCCTATCAGACCGCGAAACAATTGTCGAAGAAAGAAGGGTTGTTGGTCGGCATCTCAGCCGGGGCGAATGTGTTTGCCGCCCAAAAGATCGCTGAAGAACTGGGCCCAGGTAAAAATGTGGTCACCATCCTGTGCGACACGGGCGAACGTTACATCAGCATTGAGAAGTATTTTAATATCTAG
- a CDS encoding hypothetical protein (conserved exported protein of unknown function), with the protein MRLLQAMLFTLLLVIGMPSLSQAEDKSFYSPVIYIDVENHRILISQLGGVFYIDVPDIARPHMEKLPVSGLVDFVVDWKGDEHMPVIKTWKVKSGESTCMYFNGKECK; encoded by the coding sequence ATGCGACTGTTGCAGGCCATGCTGTTCACACTGCTGCTGGTTATCGGCATGCCCAGCTTGAGCCAGGCTGAGGACAAGAGTTTCTATAGCCCCGTCATTTATATCGATGTCGAAAATCACCGCATCCTGATCTCTCAACTCGGCGGGGTGTTCTACATCGATGTCCCGGACATTGCGCGCCCCCATATGGAAAAACTTCCGGTTTCAGGCCTCGTGGACTTTGTGGTTGATTGGAAAGGTGATGAGCACATGCCCGTGATCAAAACCTGGAAGGTCAAATCAGGCGAGTCGACCTGCATGTATTTTAATGGAAAGGAGTGTAAGTAG